In the Topomyia yanbarensis strain Yona2022 chromosome 3, ASM3024719v1, whole genome shotgun sequence genome, one interval contains:
- the LOC131691564 gene encoding oxidative stress-responsive serine-rich protein 1, whose product MSSESEEQDFDGTLNILQMLTALSPEVAPLPVSNVNPFQIKSSAMENLSKSEAAVKQIFGARCECGAERIFTAPNQSNSPSGKGFPIGGKHGSLEHGIINPTPFKHKVKVEKKGIVRESMLKNIGKCVHQNIVKQSSIAKEIQQHHLSSTISAVSTLKPSLSENNLTKCFNNDSSNDILDFRLLVDQCSELTISSPAGGKTQDSPNFSQTSFRSLRQPDFSVFQNNRTVLSRRNRRARQLKRSNSTSSLESDSSSNSSAPFSGSIGAGFSGIIGPATSSGSQQGQSSNQQQQSHSQSSSPSSSSSASCSTQARLNSTMPCDITIDEMASYFETLVHIPKKMSSMAEMMYI is encoded by the coding sequence ATGTCATCGGAGTCCGAAGAGCAGGATTTCGACGGAACGTTGAATATTCTGCAAATGTTGACTGCTCTTTCACCGGAGGTAGCGCCTCTTCCTGTTTCGAATGTAAACCCTTTCCAAATCAAATCATCTGCTATGGAAAATCTCAGCAAGAGTGAAGCTGCCGTAAAACAGATATTTGGCGCTCGGTGTGAATGCGGCGCGGAAAGAATATTCACTGCCCCGAATCAGTCCAACAGTCCTTCCGGTAAAGGATTTCCGATTGGAGGTAAACATGGCAGTCTCGAGCACGGTATCATCAATCCAACTCCCTTTAAGCACAAGGTTAAGGTAGAGAAAAAAGGAATCGTTCGTGAGTCGATGCTTAAGAACATTGGCAAATGTGTTCACCAGAATATTGTGAAGCAAAGTAGTATTGCAAAGGAAATCCAGCAACATCATCTTTCATCTACTATTTCCGCAGTTAGCACGTTGAAACCTTCACTTTCGGAAAATAATCTCACCAAATGCTTCAATAATGACTCCAGCAATGATATTTTGGACTTCAGGTTACTGGTTGATCAATGTAGCGAGCTAACGATATCTTCTCCCGCTGGTGGTAAAACACAAGACAGTCCAAATTTCTCGCAGACTAGTTTCAGGTCATTGCGTCAGCCAGATTTCTccgtttttcaaaacaatcgaACAGTCCTTTCCCGTCGAAATCGTCGGGCACGACAACTCAAACGATCCAATAGTACCTCTTCACTCGAATCGGATAGTAGCAGCAACAGTAGCGCACCGTTCAGTGGATCCATCGGTGCTGGCTTTTCCGGTATAATTGGTCCAGCGACTTCTAGTGGTAGCCAACAGGGCCAATCATCTAATCAACAACAGCAATCTCACTCTCAGTCATCTTCcccatcatcatcgtcatccgCTTCCTGTTCGACCCAGGCCAGACTGAACAGTACGATGCCCTGCGATATCACCATTGACGAAATGGCCAGTTATTTCGAAACGTTGGTACATATACCTAAGAAAATGTCTAGCATGGCAGAAATGATGTATATTTAA